Within the Phycodurus eques isolate BA_2022a chromosome 15, UOR_Pequ_1.1, whole genome shotgun sequence genome, the region CACTTAAACGTCATTCATCAGTCatgcatgcattcattcattcaccatcaatccatccatcattttacCATTCATTATTCCATCATTCGTTCATCCTTACATCTttgattcattcatccatccatctatccaccCTTCCATCTTTCTATGTATCCGTCACGCATTCATTGAGTCATCCATTCATCTCTCTATCGAGCCGCCATCCATCCGTCGGTCATGCATTCATCCGTCCTtgaatccattcattcattctttcatccatgcatccatctatCCCCCATGCACGTATTGATTCATCTATCTATCATTCATCCATCATTCTTTCCTCCCaaccatttatccatccatgcattcatTTCTTCAtccgtcatccatccatcaccgATGAGGTCACTGCTTttcgtgtgcgcgtgcgcgagGCAGTCTCCTGTCCAGCCGGCTGGAGGACGCCCGGAGGACGGCGTGCGGGGACGGACGCTCGGCTTGTCTGCTTTGCGGCGCCACCTTCGGGCCGGGCGGTGTCACGGCCGCCCTTTGTGTCGGCTGCAGGAAGGTACGCGTGACATCGTCAAATCCTAAATCGTAAAAGTTGGGGGGGGGTGCACGCCCCCAGTGCCCCCTCGGTTCCACCGCCTCTGATCATTGTATATTATtgtggtttttaaaaaataataataataaataaataataataataatcatttgtaAGTATTACAAAGAACTTTCAGTTTTGGGAGAGCATACGGAATACAGGGTGttaatttttccccaaaaaaagaaataaaacatttagaaTTAATGACAggtgaaataaaatatgaagtttcaaaaaagattcaatgaaatgttaatttgttCCACTTATTCCAAATATTTCATGCCATTTTTAATTATGAAATGAGATTTATTCAGTGGCATTTGAATTATTGAAggacttttttaattgaatggtATGTCAAATGATTGACATTTGGCCTGtaatttgtcattatttgttgtatttttatttatttaatgagattTTAGATGTGCATTTTAAATCAtctatcatttttttcaaagtctTATGTCACGATATtatgtttgtgtaccaataaaTAAGCTGCTTACATAATTGAAATACTAATTCATCTGAAACAGTGAATTGGATTGATGACAATAGGGTTAAAGAAACaggaattgtttaaaaataagaatacaaataaatgaacaaaacgCATTGTtctatccatttatttttaatggtcaTTGTATCACTTCAAAACGACGATTTATTCAATTCAGTAAAATACAATGAAGTCCGTGAAACGATGCCTTTATCTTAGGAGCAAAGACAACTAACTGCAAATGTATCgatctatatgtatatatgtatatatgtatatgtattgtattgtatcttGTTGATTTTGACGGACGAGCAAATAGATTGACTCGATGACAAGAAAAGCAACGTCGTTGCCGTTTGCAGCAGGTGTGCCGCGATTGCGTCGCCCGCGGCGGCTCGACGCCGTGGCGCTTGTGCGCCTTCTGCAAAGAACATCGAGAAGTGAGCGAGTCCGCGAGCCGCGCCGGCAGAAGCCCCTCGCCGCGCGCTCAACGCCCCCTCCTCTCCCTGGGCGCAGGTGCAGAAGCGTTCCGGAGCCTGGTTCTTTCGGGGCCGGGACCCCCGCGTCCTCCCCGGCCCGCCGCCCGCCAACGCGGACGACCCCGACGGTAGGTAAAATATGACATGGGGGCGCTCCGGTGAACCCCGTCTGACGGCGGGAAAATGCAGGATGTTCTTACAAGAATGAGGCAGCAGGTGGATCGCGGTCTATTAGGCGATCAAATATTAGCACATCACTACGGTGGATTCACGTCATTTCTGTCGATCATAAttgctttgtctttttgtcatgAAAAATCCTCTCAATTAAGTACGCGATGATTTAAATAGGCCAAGCAATCGACCACAAAACCTTGGCTCTTGTCGAAATATACCGATTCGAAAAGATTCCCTTCTTTTAAATAAATTCACGAAAGAGCAACATCTTAAGAATAACACTTTTTGGAGTATTTGTGCCATTAAATCTATGGATGATGATAAACATTTACATGACATTACATTCACATGCCTCAAATCTTCCCgagaaatacattaaaaaaaaaaaaaaataacattaaaaaatgaaatggatgAAATGTCGAAATGTGAACGTGTATGAATTAGAAGATTTAAATATGATTCAAATCTTCCATGTAAGTAAGTGGATACATCTCGATCATAATCATAAAATcttcccctccccccaccccccaaaaacatcACAATAACCATGTTAATAATGGtgaatagtttttatttaaaatattttgacattgtCAATCTTGCCAAGAAATGAAAATAGTTACGGTCGTAATACACGCTTTCATTACGaattataaaaacacaaacatgattGAAGTCTTCCAAATAAGTCACTGGAAAGTCCAtagtaatcatcatcataaaaaaaaaaaaaaaaaaaaaggtgtcagAAATTCTCCAGTCAAAATgccttgtcatgtttttttaaatgaacaatatattccttggaaaaaaaacatgattcaaGTACACAAATGTAAGAGCGTCGCACAGGAATTGCAGAAGCAAAGCGGCACCGTGCGCAGAGGACCGCGGCCGAAAACCAAGTCCCGACTGCGAGCGGCGGCCAAATCCGGCACGGGACGCGTCCGGCCGCAAACCCCGCCGGCGTCGAGGAGGACGAAGACGCCGAAGACTCGGATGACGCAAGTGAGACCGGCTTTTGGCTCTGTCCtggctaccccccccccccccccaccaccatctGAAGTCGTCTCCTTTTGCTTTGGCGGCCAAAGCCACGCGGGGGTGTCTGGAGTTCAGTCTGCTCTACGAGCAAGAACGCCGCCAACTGCAATGCTGCGTCATCAAGGCCAAGGTCCGCACAGCGTCGCGTCTTTCCTTATTCATCCACTTCACTTTGCATGCATTTGACATGATAAAGGTCATTCAAAGCGCCTCAACCTTGACTGCACATGTaccaacccaaacacacacaatgtccTGAACTTCTATTTGTATTGGTTGAATTCGTAATTGGCATTTATTTCATTCAAATAAGtatttcatgacttttatttttatttttatttttttccttcgcTGTGCGTGTCAGGGCTTAAAGCCGATGGACTCCAACGGCCTGTCGGACCCTTACGTCAAGCTGCACCTGCTGCCGGGCGCCAGTAAGGTACTTGCCCTGTCGCCATAGCAACCGCGGGATGCTAGTCGCTAGGTAGCTTAGCGTATGTAGCTTTTGAGGAAACAACTTGGAAAGGAATGCGTAGCAAGGAGCACCTACAGTGGTCAGTGCGCATTTAGTGGCCCAACAGAGCCACCAGATGGCGCTGGTTTTctttacaaaatgtgttttgcatgtATGTACAGCGTCGCGACTCCGGCTTGTAGATGAGTCGTGATGACATTTCCAAGCAGTGTTCCTGTTTTGTGCCCAGGGGCGCATGTGCTCGTTTTTTCAGGCAAacccgccttttttttttccttccaaaatCCTTAATTCCAACGAAACAACTCAACAAATTTCAGGGAAAGTTGAGGCCCACAGTTGGCGGTGACTGTGCATTAGGGGCAGTGCCCCATCACAGCCGCCAGAATGTGTTGATTTCTTGCATTCttaaatgtgcatttttccGTCTTGTGTGGTGCAGTCCAACAAGCTTCGCACCAAGACGCTGAAGAACACTCTGAACCCGACGTGGAACGAGACTCTCGTCTATCACGGCATCACCGATGAAGAAATGTCCCGGAAGACCTTACGGTACCACCGACTTGTCCGCCGCCTCAATTGTGCCATACGAGTGGTCACGGTTGTCAAGGTGGCGCTGTATTtatgtacatttacatttaacgtCGTTCGCGTTGTCTTTGTCCTTCGGGCTGTCGGTGAGCGACGAGGACAAGTTCGGACGCAACGACTTCATCGGGGAGACGCGAGTGGCGCTGAAGAAGCTCAAGTTCAACCAGAAGAAGAAATTCAACGTGTGCTTGGAGAGAGTTATCCCGGTAAAATGCGTCACGGATGAAAaataccctaaaaaaaaaaaaacccaactccAATAATTACTCCATGTTTGATCGCGCGCTAAAAGTACACGAATAAATGTGTTGTTTACAGGAACTTTATGGTTCAGATTAGCGGCTTTTTAATGTGACGTAGAAATGTGGCTATTATATAGCATCCCGGGGCACGGCGCCATCTGCCCCACACGTGCTCGTCTTTTCGGGCTCTGTTAGCGAGAAAGCTTGAACGTTTTGTAACAGCCTCTGGCTTGTGTTCTGCAGCCAAACGCGTAAGTGACTCTGCATGAGGGGCAGGAGGCGCAGTGCCCCATGCCAGCCAGCAGAGGTCGCTGCGTTTCTTTCCAAAGTAGCGTATCTCACTTTTTGTTGGCAGGTGAAAAAAGTCGTCGGCGGTCAATCTCGAGGAATGGCGCTCTATGAGGATGACGTAAGAAAGCTGTCAGTCAGAATATGTGCATTCATACGCATACACTGCATCTACATTGACTCGCGGGTTTAATCGCTTCTGTGACCATGCAAGtcggctctccttgcccacatgccaggGCGTAAGACTGCCTCAAATTGCTCCATGATTTTCACTTGGTCCAAAATGTGACTTTCAAGCCCAGCTCGCTTGTCACGTTGATTCGTTAAGCCGGCGCCACCGCGTACGTAGATGCGTCCGATGCCGTGCAGGTGGACGAGGGCGAGGACGGCGAGGAGCGAGGTCGCATCCTGGTTTCCCTGCGCTACGACAGCCGACGGGGTCGTCTGATCGTGGGCGTGGTCCGCTGCGCCCACCTGGCCGCCATGGACGTCAACGGATACTCGGACCCTTTTGTCAAAGTGTACGACGAGCGCACGTACGACGGGATACTACGTCCGAAACTCCTATCGTTGCTGAATTCACCTTCTCATCGTCATCGCTCTCACCTTTTCCTTTCACAATCCTCCTCATCCGCTCACCTTCATCCCGTCACCCTCACGTTGTCCCGCTCAGGTGTCTGAAGCCTGACATGGGGAAGAAAGGCAAGAACAAGACGCAGACCAAGAAGAAGACTCTCAATCCAGAGTTCCAGGAGGTCTGTCGCATCTCATCTAAGGGTGAATGAATGACAAAACGAACAAATAACGGCTTGTACGCATACGTGGATGTATGTCACAATGAATGAGCGGATGCATGAATGGGTGAGTGACTCAATGAATAAGTGAACAAATGTTATAAATGAATGTGAATCAATCAATGTGTGAATAAATGACTGAATAAACCAATGATCGGGTGGATGAAGAAATGTATGAATGACTGAATGGTTGAATGAGTAAATTAATGAATGTTGGGCGTATCAATGAATGcatgaattaatgaatgcatgaatgcttgaatgaatgaataaaaaaaaaaaccaacggGTACGTGAATCAATGTGACTGAATAAACAACGAATGTATGAATTGGTGAATGACTGATTCGCGAATGAACGATTGACCGAACTCGCTGAGGGTGTAGCGGTCCACTCGCCCGACTGGTGCGGGCGGCCAGGCTTCGGTTCCCGCTCAGCGACGGCGCGGGCGGTTGTCGCCGTCGAGACGTGCCCCGCGACTGACCGGctaccggttcggggcgtagtgcgcctttcgcccgaagtccgctgggataggctgcggcgCCCCGCGGCCCGAAGCGggataagcgctgttgaaaatggatggatggatggaggattgACCCAATGTATAAATTagcgaatgaatgaatgaatgaatgaatgaatgaatgatgcttGCAGGAGTTCAGTTATGAGATCAAGCACGGCGAGCTGGCCAAGAAGACTCTGGACATTTCCGTGTGGGACTACGACATGGGCAGGTCCAACGACTTCATCGGTGAGCGGAGCCGGCCGATGCGAACGCGCTAACCTCTGCTCGCTGGAAACGCGCGTTTGCGTTTGCGTTTGCGTTCGCAGGCGGCTGCCAGCTGGGCATCGGGGCTCAGGGCGAGCGCCTGAAGCACTGGTACGAGTGTCTGAAGAACAAAGACGAGAAGATCGAACGCTGGCATCTGCTGCTCAACGACAACAGCGGCGGACGCTTTgacgactaaaaaaaaaaaaaggccttttgccgcccctccccctcctcctcctcgctacTTCCCGGCCGTCGCCATTTTATGTTTACCTCCTCCGGGGAACGTTTCCGTCAATTGGTCCTTGTTGTTTTGGATGCATGTTGTGTCGCGGTCAATAAACAATCACGCACCTGAACACGCCTCTCGACCAATTCGATCACCCGGCGCCCACCTTCTTTGAGCAAAGACACCTCTGAGTTTCATTGACGACGGTGCGCTTGAGTGAACGCCTCCGTCATAACAGGACGCGCGAAAAGGTCTCGGGGGCCTGCGCCCCAAAATTCAAAAGTCCGCCGTTTTGCTCACATCAACTTTCAAAGTTATTGATTTCATTCGTGAGTCATCGAGACAGTGTGTTGATGAGTGAGCGGGCTATTCAGTTAGTCGTGTTCATTAGTGAGTTAGGTAGTTTGAAATTTAGTAGGCTAATGAGTTAGCTAGATGGTGAGTAATTAGTGAGCAAGTTATCGAGGGATTGAGAATGCTAGTTCGCCAGTCAGTCAGCTAGCAGGAGTGAGTTAGCCCGTTAGTTTGGAGGATTGGCCTCTTTTTTCGGGGGTTGCATCAGTGGCCGACTTGGGCAAGATGGCGGCAATTTTGCCTCCAAGTCCCAAGGAACCTCCAAACTTTGAAAGCTCCTAAATTCACGTCCTAATTTCACTTCCTACAACGACGACGGAATCTCGGTCGGTgtcgagtgcgaatggttgctttgtttctgtgtgccgtGCGAtggcctggcgaccagttccgggtgtcgcccccgcccgaagatagccgggtgggccccagcacgcccgcgacccccgtgaggagaagcggaacggaagatgaatggacggatggatggatggatggatggatggattatatctCCTATAAGAATCTTTCCGAGCAGCCCGAAAATGCGTTTTTGCTTTCGGGGTGTAAAAACGTCTCCGGGGTGACGTCACCACCTGCTGGACATGAGGAGAATGCAGAGGCTTATGTGACGTCATCGCGAGGAGAGCCTGCGCACCGGAACCGAACACGCGGGCGGGCGCGCACGGGAGAGAAGGAGGTGAGCTCCGGCAAAGATGGCGCGCTGGCTCCGTTTGGACTTTCCTCGGGGAGGATTGGAACCTGCACCCCGAAGTCCGGCCACTATTTTGTGGTTCAGGGTCCCCGCGTGAGGGCGTGCGGACGGAAACTTGTCCAAGTTCTCGGGACAACAAGGTCGGTGATGACGTGCACGCGCGAGAGCTTTTCAAGTCAGAACTTGTGATTGGTCCAAAAAGTCTTCGTCCCACTTCGCTCCATTTCatgatgatttgatttgatttgatatattttatacttttttttctgtcttttgtgTCAACTCGGTGTTTGTTTCTCGCTGTGCGCACGTGGTGGATTGGTGACGTCAAGACCCAGTACATTTCCTGTTCTTGTCGAAACTTAAAGACTGCACGTGACTCACCGCAACATGACAACAGGCTTAACAAATAAGAAAACGTTGACTGacgaatgtgagtgccaatggttgttgtttctatgtgccctgcgattggctggcgaccagttgagggtgtaccccgccccctggcCGATGATGGctaggatgggctccagcacgcccgccacccgcgtgaggagaagcgataaGGAAAATGATGGGAATATCTTGTACGACGAATCAGTTCAGTACAAAACCTCATGCCCGTAGAAACAACAACCGGTTTTGTATTGCAGATGTTTTAGTTTTTCatatattcaatatttattgttttgatgaGTTTTATTGTGTTACATATAATTGCATTagatttaataacattttatttcaacgaATGCACGTGtaatgttgatgatgatgattattgttgttatatttttcctttttgtccGCTCGTCCTCAAGGGGAAGTGATAAGTTTTTGATGAAGTCGTAACAAACATTCGAGTATACATAAAGTATACACCACAATAATTATATCAATAATATAGTTGAACTTATCTTTTaaagtcattcattttcatatttacGTTTCATTTGTACGATTGAAATTGCTTTAGTTATTTATATTTCCCGTTTATATTTTCATTATCTTGTAATGAATTTGTCAAATGTTTCAAATACTTCCCACTTTTGTTTGcatcttttatttgtattattgactccccccaaaaattacttTCGTTGTAATTTCTTCAACCTGAAAATGACGagtagaatcagaatcagaatcgtctgaATGTCCCTCAGTCTCCTCAAGGTCGCGCTGACTTTGATGAgtcgtaaaaaaacaaaacaaaacaaaaacaaaaaccttcaaatgtaaaatgtcgCCTTCCCTCCTCAGTTGTCTTTGTGGGGCTCTCGCTCCCCTGTGTGGCCTGCCAGCGCCcactcgtcgtcgtcgtcttcttcatcttcatcatcctcgtcGGCCCACATGGCCAAAGGGGCGGGGCCACCGCACGGCTCGGACCCGGGTCCGAGCGAATCCGACGTGCGTCGCTGTGAGGAGGCCTGCCGGGGCGGGGACTTCGCCCTGGCGGCGCGGCTGTGCACGGAGGCCCTGGCGGCGGACCCCCTCAACTGCGTGGCGTACAGCGCCCGCTCGGCGGCCCACCTCGGCCTGGGTCGCTACCGCCGGGCCCTGCGCGACGCCAACAAGGCCCGAGACATCAACCCCAAGTGGACGCAGGTACGCCCTCAAAAGTCCTTACCGCTGCTCTGACGTCAGACTGACATCAGTTTGGCTCGTCACGATTTTGGGGGGGAGGtcataaaagtagtgctttgccgccatatTCTGACATCCTGGTGCAAAGGAACTATAGTGTAGTTAgttaaggagcttcatttagacacaaGGAGTTCTTTGCTGCTGTTTTGTGGCATCTGGGTGCTAAGGAACTCTGTTGAAGTCAGTCGAGGAGCTTCGTTTACACAAAAGTAGCCCTTTGTCACCATCTCGTGGCACCAAGGAACTATCTTAATTTGAGTTGACAactttcatttagacaaaagtcgTGCTTTTTCAACATCTTGTGGCGTCTTGACAtcgaggaactatgttgacgtgagctgaagagcttcatttaggCAGAAGTAGTGCTTTGTTGCCATCTGGTGATGTCTTGATGccgaggaactatgttgaagagaGTTGACGAGGTTGATTTAGACGAAAgtagtgggttttttttgccaTCTCGTGGCATATTGgcaccaaggaactatgttgacgtgagttgaggagcttcatctAGACAAACGTCGTGCTTTGTTGCATCTATAGGCAATCATGTACCTTTTTGGGGAAGCAGCAATTACTCAACAAAACCCGACTGAATCTGGCAGAGCAATAAGATTCGCACCGACAGTCGCAAACATCACGCACACGACCGCCACCGGGTCGTGTGCGGCTACGCTAACTAGCCCCCGCAGCGAGGTGTCAGTCGCAAAGCAGCCCGAAACCGTCGTCATTGCCATACATCGTGTCATTTTCGATTGCGGAACGTACAGCATTGCGGCGTAAGTCGAGATGACGCGGCGAAATGTGACAACAGGCCTCGTTATCTGTGCCCTTCTTGTGTTACGGTGACGTATGCCGGCGCTGTCGTTAAAATATCACAATAATTCAATGAAATAATGCTCTGCACGAAGTGCATGACACACAAAAGTCACATCACAGAGTGTACAagatggcgtgtgtgtgtgtgcgtgtgagacttgacttccttcctccctccgtGACAGAGAATGGAcggaagtgtgttttttttctactccGGCGCTTAGCCTCGACTCTTAAAGACAATAACAGAAGCCGCTTTCctttgtgcgcgtgcgtgcgtgtttgcgtgtgttCGCAGCCCGGCCTTTTGATTCGCCGCATTGGAAGTCAACAGAAGAAGAAATCACCCAAAAGTTTTGGAGAAGTTTGTTTCCACTTCACTTTTTCCCAGTGACTTTtattacacacacagacacacacacgcacacacagctgtTCGTGGGAACGGACGGGCgtgcccgcccgcccgcccccaACATCCCTCGtcgttgtgtgttttgtattgAAAGCGCCGCATTGCGTAATCCGAGCGGGGCGTCCGGACGCTGGCCGCGAGGCATTGTGGGTCATCGGGCGGCGCCGCCTCGGGGCCTGCCCTGTCATTAGCGCCGGAGCGGCACCACGTTGGCACCACAACGCGGGACGGCGGCCCGCGTGAGATTACAGAGCGTTCGGCCACGGTCTGGCTCTCCGCACGACCGGTTTCGTACACCACTTCGACTCTATTCATCCGTTTGGAGCTCGTCTTCATTACGGTGGCgggtgagaagcggggtacacccttaaccggTCACCAAACTAAAATGGCCTTTGCCCTCTTTACACTTTATACCTTTTACATTTTCCTGAAGCTCATGACCACCCAGTGACAACATCATCccatcagccaatcagagctCACTTGTGGCTGGCTGCGATTGCCTAGCATGACGTTCACTTTGACCTTTGTTGGCTATTTTGTAACGTGAAGCCTAACCCCGCGCGAGTGTGCGTGAGAGAGAAGATGGGAGGGGCGGGGTCAGAGTATCGGGCCAGCCTATCAGGTTTCGGCGTCGGTCTTGAGCGAGCGGCGGCAGAAGCCGAGCGAGCGAGCAGGTAAAGCTGCGAGCGTGAAGTCGGGCTGGCGTCGGAAGCGGACGGCGAAATGAACGTGTGACGGCGAGACGCGCGACTGCGACGTGCCGGAACATGATGAAATGGCAACCCCGCGGGAAGGTCGGTCCACGTCTGCTTCGTCGTCACAgaaggtgccttgagatacgagtgacccgacttaagaGTTTTTCAAGAGCCGTCTTTTGGGAAAATTCTTTTGGTCGGACTTGCGAGCGGTGAACTCAAGTTGTAGTCGGTGTTAGGTCGCCGTCTGCGTCAGCTCACGGTTGACGTCGGGTGGTAGTCGAAGTCACGTGGTGGTCGGTCGGGTCCTAGTCGGCATCAGGTCCAAGTTGGCTTCGGGTCGTAGTCGGTGGAAGGCGGGACACAAGCTGCTCTGTGATTGAATTACTCTCAATTTTGTCGTATGTACGTGATCATTTAATTTTCACCCTCTGCAGGCCTACTTCCGCCAGGCGGTGGCGCTGCAGCACCTCGGTCGCCACGGAGATGCCCTGGCAGCGTTTGCCTCTGGCGTGGCCCAGGACCCCAAGAATCTGCAGCTCCTTACGGGAATGGTGGAGGCCGCCATGAAGTCGCCCCTCAGAGGTTAGCTCGTCTCCGACTTGCCCCCCACCAACGCACGAGCTGACGGACATGTTGTCCAAACCGCCCCTTCTCCAGAGTCTCTGGCACCTACCTACCGTCAGCTGTGCGCCATGAAACTGGAACGCAGCCCCTTCATGGTGGTGTCACTGATTGGCCAGGAGTTGCTGACACATGGATtccacgccgccgccgcagAAGCGCTGGAGGCGGCGCTGCAGATCGGCACGTGCTCGCTGAAGATGCGTGGCTCCGTCTTCTCGGCGCTCAGCGCGGCGTACTGGTCACTAGGCTACACAGAGAAGAGCCTGGACTACATACAGCAGGACCTGGATGTGGCCCGCACCTTAGGCGAGTGTCAAATCTTGGCACTGTCAAACCTTGTCAACGTCAGGTCGTAATCAGTGTCAGGCTGTATCAAAATCAGTTCATAGTCAGCGTCAGGTCGTAGTCAGAGTCGGGTCTTAGTCCGCATTAGGTCTTGGTGTCAGGACAGGGACGGGTTGTAATCTGCGCCGGGTCATAGTCGGCGTCAGGTCATAGTCAGTTTTAGGTCCAGGACATGGGCGTGGCCCTCACTCTAGGTGAGCGTTAGCCACGGCTGGATGGCGAATGTGAACCTCCTccttgactttggtgcaggtgATCAGACGGGTGAATGCCGTGCCCATGGCAACCTTGGCTCCGCCTTCTTCTCCAAAGGCAGATATCGAGAGGCGCTGGCCAATCACAGGCAACAACTGGTTCTGGCCATGAAGCTCAAGCATAAAGAGGTTTGTGGTCACATGCGACCGCCAACATGGCTGCCGCTTTGTCCCATTGTGAATGTTAGCCTATTAGCGTGCTGCTAATGGATGGATCAGAATGTTGTTGATTTACATTTCAGTTAAAAAGGAACATTAGAGGTGATCCATAGCTGTCATGCTAATGTTTCTGTTAAAGAAATAGCTGAAGTTAGCAGAACTAGCATGCTAATTGCGGGTGTTGTTACGACCTCAGGGAGCGTCCGATGCCCTCGGCGCTTTGGGCCATGTGTACACGGCCATCGGCGACTACCCCAACGCGCTAGCTAGCCACAAGCAATGTGTCGCGCtggccagacaaaatggttgcCAGCTCTCAGAGGCCCGCCAGCTGGGCAACATGGGTGCCGTGTACACCGCCATGGGGGACGCCACCGGCGCACTGCGGTGCCACCAGCAACACTTGGATATCGCTGAGGTGCGACCCATCACAACAATCATCTTCAATGTTCTTTCCTGTAAACTAATGCAAGTCAGTGGTCTGAATTTCAGAAAGTCACAGCCTACAAAGTGTACAATGTTAATGCCGCTCACTCACCCAcacagtgcacacacacacacacacacacacacacacacacagtgatctGATGATTAAAAATGTCTACGCCATATATAGTTACAATGTAGGTAAGCACCAACACAGTGACAGAAAGTTCCAAGACAAGGTTAGAGACCTGAGAGTCCAGATTCTGGTGCTGAGAGTCCAGACAAGTCCTGAGAGATGGCACTAGTCCCAAGAAAATGGTCTCGTCCCAGGTGAAGGTGTTGTCCTGGTTCTCTTCTAGTGAGAGGTTTCTAGCCTTGAGAGGAGCTTTGAGTCTcaatagaatcagaatcagaatcatctttatttgccaagtatgtccaaaacacacaaggaatttgtctccggtagttggagccgctctagtacaacagacagtc harbors:
- the rph3aa gene encoding rabphilin-3A isoform X7, which produces MCTRDAFRVRRVPWTMSGRGAPPRPRPDPGEELTDEEKRIIHDVLARAAEMDAVEQQRIRLLSSRLEDARRTACGDGRSACLLCGATFGPGGVTAALCVGCRKQVCRDCVARGGSTPWRLCAFCKEHREVQKRSGAWFFRGRDPRVLPGPPPANADDPDERRTGIAEAKRHRAQRTAAENQVPTASGGQIRHGTRPAANPAGVEEDEDAEDSDDATTRGCLEFSLLYEQERRQLQCCVIKAKGLKPMDSNGLSDPYVKLHLLPGASKSNKLRTKTLKNTLNPTWNETLVYHGITDEEMSRKTLRLSVSDEDKFGRNDFIGETRVALKKLKFNQKKKFNVCLERVIPVKKVVGGQSRGMALYEDDVDEGEDGEERGRILVSLRYDSRRGRLIVGVVRCAHLAAMDVNGYSDPFVKVCLKPDMGKKGKNKTQTKKKTLNPEFQEEFSYEIKHGELAKKTLDISVWDYDMGRSNDFIGGCQLGIGAQGERLKHWYECLKNKDEKIERWHLLLNDNSGGRFDD
- the rph3aa gene encoding rabphilin-3A isoform X3 is translated as MCTRDAFRVRRVPWTMSGRGAPPRPRPDPGEELTDEEKRIIHDVLARAAEMDAVEQQRIRLLSSRLEDARRTACGDGRSACLLCGATFGPGGVTAALCVGCRKQVCRDCVARGGSTPWRLCAFCKEHREVQKRSGAWFFRGRDPRVLPGPPPANADDPDGIAEAKRHRAQRTAAENQVPTASGGQIRHGTRPAANPAGVEEDEDAEDSDDATTRGCLEFSLLYEQERRQLQCCVIKAKGLKPMDSNGLSDPYVKLHLLPGASKSNKLRTKTLKNTLNPTWNETLVYHGITDEEMSRKTLRYHRLVRRLNCAIRVVTVVKVALYLCTFTFNVVRVVFVLRAVGERRGQVRTQRLHRGDASGAEEAQVQPEEEIQRVLGESYPGGRGRGRRGARSHPGFPALRQPTGSSDRGRGPLRPPGRHGRQRILGPFCQSVRRAHVRRDTTSETPIVAEFTFSSSSLSPFPFTILLIRSPSSRHPHVVPLRCLKPDMGKKGKNKTQTKKKTLNPEFQEEFSYEIKHGELAKKTLDISVWDYDMGRSNDFIGGCQLGIGAQGERLKHWYECLKNKDEKIERWHLLLNDNSGGRFDD
- the rph3aa gene encoding rabphilin-3A isoform X2 produces the protein MCTRDAFRVRRVPWTMSGRGAPPRPRPDPGEELTDEEKRIIHDVLARAAEMDAVEQQRIRLLSSRLEDARRTACGDGRSACLLCGATFGPGGVTAALCVGCRKVCRDCVARGGSTPWRLCAFCKEHREVQKRSGAWFFRGRDPRVLPGPPPANADDPDERRTGIAEAKRHRAQRTAAENQVPTASGGQIRHGTRPAANPAGVEEDEDAEDSDDATTRGCLEFSLLYEQERRQLQCCVIKAKGLKPMDSNGLSDPYVKLHLLPGASKSNKLRTKTLKNTLNPTWNETLVYHGITDEEMSRKTLRYHRLVRRLNCAIRVVTVVKVALYLCTFTFNVVRVVFVLRAVGERRGQVRTQRLHRGDASGAEEAQVQPEEEIQRVLGESYPGGRGRGRRGARSHPGFPALRQPTGSSDRGRGPLRPPGRHGRQRILGPFCQSVRRAHVRRDTTSETPIVAEFTFSSSSLSPFPFTILLIRSPSSRHPHVVPLRCLKPDMGKKGKNKTQTKKKTLNPEFQEEFSYEIKHGELAKKTLDISVWDYDMGRSNDFIGGCQLGIGAQGERLKHWYECLKNKDEKIERWHLLLNDNSGGRFDD
- the rph3aa gene encoding rabphilin-3A isoform X8, with the translated sequence MCTRDAFRVRRVPWTMSGRGAPPRPRPDPGEELTDEEKRIIHDVLARAAEMDAVEQQRIRLLSSRLEDARRTACGDGRSACLLCGATFGPGGVTAALCVGCRKQVCRDCVARGGSTPWRLCAFCKEHREVQKRSGAWFFRGRDPRVLPGPPPANADDPDERRTGIAEAKRHRAQRTAAENQVPTASGGQIRHGTRPAANPAGVEEDEDAEDSDDATTRGCLEFSLLYEQERRQLQCCVIKAKGLKPMDSNGLSDPYVKLHLLPGASKSNKLRTKTLKNTLNPTWNETLVYHGITDEEMSRKTLRLSVSDEDKFGRNDFIGETRVALKKLKFNQKKKFNVCLERVIPVDEGEDGEERGRILVSLRYDSRRGRLIVGVVRCAHLAAMDVNGYSDPFVKVYDERTCLKPDMGKKGKNKTQTKKKTLNPEFQEEFSYEIKHGELAKKTLDISVWDYDMGRSNDFIGGCQLGIGAQGERLKHWYECLKNKDEKIERWHLLLNDNSGGRFDD